A single window of Vibrio sp. HB236076 DNA harbors:
- the galE gene encoding UDP-glucose 4-epimerase GalE → MKVLVTGGTGYIGSHTCIQMIEAGITPIVLDNLYNSKEKVLSRIQEVSGKSVEFYQGDVRDPEILSTIFSEHDISSVIHFAGLKAVGESVQKPLTYYDNNVSGTLNLVSEMDKAGIKSLIFSSSATVYGDPASVPIQEDFPTSATNPYGRSKLMVEECLRDFQAANLDWSITLLRYFNPVGAHESGRLGEDPQGIPNNLLPFVAQVAVGRREKLGVFGNDYPTPDGTGVRDYIHVVDLADGHVAALNHVGSDSGLHVFNLGTGQGNSVLEMVAAFEKASGKPIPYQILPRRAGDIAECWADPTTAEKALNWRAKRSLQVMVEDTWRWQSNNPNGYEE, encoded by the coding sequence AGTAACAGGTGGAACGGGGTACATTGGCAGTCATACTTGTATTCAAATGATTGAAGCCGGTATCACGCCAATTGTTCTGGATAATTTATACAATAGTAAAGAAAAAGTATTATCTAGAATTCAAGAGGTTAGTGGAAAGTCCGTCGAATTTTATCAAGGCGATGTGAGAGATCCTGAAATTCTAAGCACGATTTTCAGTGAGCACGACATCAGTAGTGTCATTCATTTCGCTGGCTTAAAAGCGGTGGGGGAGTCAGTGCAAAAACCTCTGACGTATTACGATAATAACGTTTCAGGTACATTGAATTTAGTTTCTGAAATGGACAAAGCTGGCATTAAGTCTCTGATTTTTAGTTCATCTGCAACAGTGTATGGTGATCCCGCTTCGGTTCCAATTCAAGAAGATTTCCCCACCTCGGCGACCAACCCTTATGGCCGTAGTAAGTTGATGGTTGAAGAGTGTCTACGTGACTTTCAAGCCGCGAACTTAGACTGGAGTATTACTCTGCTTCGCTACTTCAATCCAGTTGGTGCTCATGAATCTGGACGCTTAGGGGAAGATCCACAGGGAATTCCTAACAACTTATTGCCGTTTGTCGCCCAGGTTGCTGTTGGGCGCAGGGAAAAATTAGGCGTGTTTGGTAATGATTATCCAACACCAGATGGAACGGGAGTTCGCGACTATATTCACGTGGTCGACTTGGCTGATGGTCACGTTGCGGCGCTGAATCACGTTGGTTCTGATAGTGGTTTACACGTATTTAATTTAGGCACGGGGCAGGGCAACAGCGTTCTAGAAATGGTTGCTGCGTTCGAAAAAGCATCAGGAAAACCTATTCCTTATCAAATACTTCCTCGTCGTGCAGGCGATATTGCAGAATGTTGGGCTGACCCGACTACGGCGGAAAAAGCCCTTAATTGGCGAGCGAAACGATCGTTACAGGTGATGGTTGAAGATACTTGGCGTTGGCAGTCAAATAACCCAAATGGTTACGAAGAGTAA